In Paracoccus fistulariae, a single window of DNA contains:
- the fba gene encoding class II fructose-bisphosphate aldolase (catalyzes the reversible aldol condensation of dihydroxyacetonephosphate and glyceraldehyde 3-phosphate in the Calvin cycle, glycolysis, and/or gluconeogenesis), whose product MAMITLRQPLDHAAENSYAVPAFNINNMEQGLAVMTAAQATHSPVILQASRGARAYANDLVLAGLISGFARAFPDIPVCMHLDHGNGLATCATAIQNGFTSVMMDGSLKADGTTPADYAYNRDITAQVVGMAHACGVSVEGELGVLGSLETGMGDQEDGHGATEKLAEHQLLTDPDEAARFVADTGVDALAVAMGTSHGAYKFSRKPDGDILAMHVIEAIHARIPDTHLVMHGSSSVPEDLQAIINSHGGDIRPTWGVPVEEIQRGIRSGVRKVNIDTDNRLAMTAAIRRTLVRDPAEFDPRKYLKPAMEMMAEVCKARFEAFGTAGHADKIRPLPLSAMARSYG is encoded by the coding sequence ATGGCCATGATCACGCTGCGCCAGCCTCTCGACCACGCGGCCGAGAACAGCTATGCCGTGCCCGCCTTCAATATCAACAATATGGAGCAGGGGCTGGCCGTGATGACAGCCGCGCAGGCGACGCATTCGCCGGTGATCCTGCAAGCCAGCCGGGGCGCGCGCGCCTATGCCAATGATCTGGTGCTGGCGGGGCTGATTTCGGGCTTTGCGCGGGCCTTTCCCGATATTCCGGTCTGCATGCATCTGGATCATGGCAACGGGCTGGCGACCTGCGCCACCGCCATTCAGAACGGTTTTACCAGCGTGATGATGGATGGCAGCCTGAAAGCCGATGGCACGACGCCCGCCGATTATGCCTATAACCGCGATATCACCGCGCAGGTGGTCGGGATGGCCCATGCCTGCGGCGTCTCGGTCGAGGGGGAACTGGGCGTGCTGGGCAGTCTGGAAACCGGAATGGGCGATCAGGAGGACGGCCACGGCGCGACCGAAAAGCTGGCCGAGCATCAGCTGCTGACCGACCCGGACGAGGCCGCGCGCTTTGTCGCCGATACCGGGGTGGATGCGCTGGCGGTGGCGATGGGCACAAGCCACGGCGCCTATAAATTCAGTCGCAAACCCGATGGCGATATCCTGGCCATGCATGTGATCGAGGCGATCCACGCCCGGATCCCCGACACCCATCTGGTGATGCATGGATCCTCTTCCGTGCCCGAGGATTTGCAGGCGATCATCAACAGCCATGGCGGCGATATCCGCCCGACATGGGGCGTCCCCGTCGAAGAGATCCAGCGCGGCATCAGGTCGGGCGTGCGCAAGGTGAATATCGACACCGACAACCGGCTGGCCATGACCGCCGCGATCCGGCGCACTCTGGTCCGCGATCCGGCGGAGTTCGATCCGCGCAAATATCTGAAACCGGCGATGGAGATGATGGCAGAGGTCTGCAAGGCCCGCTTTGAGGCTTTTGGCACCGCAGGCCACGCCGACAAGATCCGTCCGCTGCCGCTGTCGGCCATGGCGCGCAGCTATGGATGA
- a CDS encoding phospholipase D-like domain-containing protein — MTDLTFQPGRNCWRVAHADRFSVIVDGKDYFRTLRESLLKARRFVILVGWDFDFEIEMLPGESDDEGNAPDGFPNAIGPFFDALVTRREGLDIYLLKWSGGALIAPARTVPTIQIKLMSPDQLHLGFDGRHPIGACHHQKIVVIDDSLAFCGGIDVTEGRWDTRAHGSYNPLRVKKDGEVAQPWHDSTTLMSGDAASALSELCRSRWQRAMDEPIGEEFSPGHDIWPKGIEPDFTDIEVAIARTAPPERHHEAVNEIETLYLDSIAAATDCIYLESQYFAADGIADAIRARLQEPDGPEVVIINPNAAQGMVEDEAMHVTRSRLIEDLEAHDPHGRFTILYPVNETGQDIYVHSKTSIIDDAFLRIGSSNIDRRSMGFDTESDVALIARRDQHRQRITEIRNGLLAEHLAVSPEQVVSAIDSHGSVIGAIRALNDRQGRGLRPITPRKETMLGKFLSDTRLFDPRYRSSAQARIGITSRHVVYGAVALAAGVMLWRRYRRKRD, encoded by the coding sequence ATGACGGATCTGACTTTCCAACCCGGTCGAAACTGCTGGCGCGTTGCACATGCCGACCGGTTTTCTGTCATCGTGGACGGCAAGGATTATTTCCGTACCTTGCGTGAATCGCTGCTGAAGGCGCGGCGCTTCGTCATTCTGGTCGGCTGGGATTTCGACTTCGAGATCGAGATGCTGCCCGGCGAAAGCGATGATGAGGGCAATGCGCCCGATGGCTTTCCCAATGCCATCGGACCATTTTTTGACGCGCTGGTGACGCGGCGCGAGGGGCTGGACATCTATCTGCTGAAATGGAGCGGCGGCGCCCTGATCGCCCCGGCCCGCACCGTGCCCACGATCCAGATCAAGCTGATGTCGCCCGATCAGCTTCATCTGGGATTTGACGGTCGCCACCCCATCGGCGCCTGCCACCATCAGAAAATCGTGGTGATCGACGATTCACTGGCCTTTTGCGGCGGGATCGACGTGACCGAAGGCCGTTGGGACACTCGCGCGCATGGATCCTACAACCCCTTGCGCGTCAAGAAGGATGGCGAGGTTGCCCAGCCCTGGCATGACAGCACGACGCTGATGTCGGGCGATGCGGCCTCGGCCCTCAGCGAGCTGTGCCGAAGCCGCTGGCAGCGCGCCATGGATGAACCGATTGGCGAGGAATTCTCGCCCGGTCACGATATCTGGCCCAAGGGGATCGAGCCCGATTTCACCGATATCGAGGTCGCCATCGCCCGCACCGCACCGCCCGAGCGTCATCACGAGGCGGTCAATGAGATCGAGACGCTTTATCTGGACAGCATCGCCGCTGCGACGGACTGCATCTATCTGGAATCGCAATATTTCGCCGCCGATGGTATCGCGGATGCGATTCGCGCGCGCCTGCAGGAGCCCGATGGGCCAGAGGTGGTCATCATCAATCCCAATGCCGCGCAGGGCATGGTCGAGGATGAGGCCATGCATGTCACCCGCAGCCGCCTGATCGAGGATCTGGAAGCCCATGACCCGCATGGCCGCTTTACCATCCTCTATCCCGTGAATGAGACGGGACAGGATATCTATGTCCATTCCAAGACCAGCATCATCGACGACGCGTTTCTGCGCATCGGGTCCAGCAATATCGACCGCCGCTCGATGGGGTTCGATACGGAAAGCGATGTCGCGCTGATCGCCCGGCGCGATCAGCACAGGCAGCGCATTACCGAGATCCGCAACGGGCTGCTGGCCGAACATCTGGCCGTGTCGCCGGAACAGGTGGTCAGCGCCATCGACAGCCATGGCAGCGTGATCGGCGCCATCAGGGCGCTGAACGACCGGCAAGGCCGGGGTTTGCGCCCGATCACCCCGCGCAAGGAAACCATGCTGGGCAAGTTCCTGTCAGATACACGCCTGTTCGACCCTCGCTATCGCAGCAGCGCGCAGGCAAGGATCGGGATCACCTCTCGTCACGTGGTCTATGGTGCGGTGGCGCTGGCGGCGGGTGTGATGCTGTGGCGGCGCTATCGCCGCAAGCGCGACTGA
- a CDS encoding RpiB/LacA/LacB family sugar-phosphate isomerase yields the protein MKLAIAGDSAGEGLAKVLADHLKDKHDVAEISRTDAGPDAFYADLSDRVASEVLAGTYDRAILVCGTGIGVCISANKVPGIRAALTHDTYSAERAALSNNAQIITMGARVIGSELAKAIADAWLAETMNFDAAGRSAGNVNAIDQVDAKYNKG from the coding sequence ATGAAACTGGCAATTGCAGGCGACAGCGCGGGCGAAGGTCTGGCCAAGGTTCTGGCCGATCATCTGAAGGACAAGCATGACGTGGCCGAGATCAGCCGCACCGATGCCGGTCCGGATGCGTTCTATGCCGATCTGTCGGACCGCGTCGCATCCGAGGTTCTGGCAGGCACCTATGACCGTGCCATTCTGGTCTGCGGCACCGGGATCGGGGTCTGCATCTCGGCCAACAAGGTGCCGGGCATTCGCGCGGCGCTGACCCATGACACCTATTCGGCGGAACGCGCGGCGCTGTCGAACAATGCGCAGATCATCACCATGGGCGCGCGCGTCATCGGGTCCGAACTGGCCAAGGCCATCGCCGATGCCTGGCTGGCCGAGACGATGAATTTCGACGCCGCAGGCCGGTCGGCAGGCAATGTGAATGCCATCGATCAGGTCGATGCCAAATATAACAAGGGCTGA
- a CDS encoding aldose epimerase family protein, translating into MTADAVTTLPDGQEIRRITLRSGSMTAQLLTLGAIVQDLRIEGVDHPLVLGCDDIADYLGQARYMGAIVGRFANRIARARFPLDGAICQTDPNFLGRHTLHGGSEGLDLQIWRIDELAKDHALLSVTLPDGHMGFPGNLQIRARIALEDQALVFDLQAETDAPTPCSLAHHGYFNLDGGADIVGHRLWIDAAQYLPVDQDMIPLPGIAELAGTAFDFRQLREIGDSGYDHNFCLSRDATRPRRVAQLTGRSGLSMSVITDAPGLQLYDGRHFADLPGLQGRRYGPRSGVALETQIWPDAPNRPDFPHSILRPGQTYRHHIRYGFSL; encoded by the coding sequence GTGACCGCAGACGCTGTCACGACCCTGCCCGACGGCCAGGAGATCCGGCGCATCACGCTGCGCTCGGGGTCCATGACGGCGCAGCTTCTGACCCTTGGCGCCATCGTGCAGGATCTGCGGATCGAGGGCGTGGATCACCCGCTGGTTCTGGGCTGCGACGATATCGCGGATTATCTGGGGCAGGCGCGTTATATGGGGGCGATTGTCGGGCGCTTTGCCAATCGCATCGCCCGGGCGCGCTTTCCGCTGGACGGCGCGATCTGCCAAACCGATCCGAATTTTCTGGGCCGCCACACGCTGCATGGCGGATCTGAGGGGCTGGATCTGCAGATCTGGCGGATTGATGAGCTTGCAAAAGATCATGCTCTGCTGTCGGTGACGCTGCCGGACGGCCATATGGGGTTCCCGGGCAATCTGCAGATCCGGGCGCGGATTGCGTTGGAAGATCAGGCGCTGGTCTTTGATCTGCAGGCCGAAACCGACGCGCCCACGCCCTGCAGCCTGGCCCATCACGGCTATTTCAATCTGGACGGCGGGGCCGATATCGTCGGGCATCGCCTGTGGATCGACGCGGCGCAATATCTGCCGGTCGATCAGGATATGATCCCCTTGCCCGGAATTGCCGAGCTTGCCGGAACCGCCTTCGATTTCCGGCAGCTGCGCGAGATTGGCGATAGCGGCTATGATCATAATTTCTGCCTCTCGCGCGATGCGACCCGGCCTCGCAGGGTCGCGCAGCTGACCGGTCGTTCCGGCCTGTCCATGTCGGTGATCACGGATGCCCCGGGATTGCAGCTTTACGATGGGCGGCACTTCGCGGACCTGCCGGGGCTGCAGGGACGCCGCTATGGCCCCCGTTCCGGGGTTGCGCTGGAAACGCAGATCTGGCCCGATGCCCCCAACCGGCCCGATTTCCCGCACTCCATCCTGCGTCCGGGTCAAACCTATCGCCACCATATCCGCTACGGGTTTTCGCTATGA
- a CDS encoding class 1 fructose-bisphosphatase, which produces MLKLPADGPAKGALLRDLLTGDGPASIVLAMAGAMPDLAQRLAAGRLHSDPDAIVGVNDSGDKQKALDVAAHHHVVAALRKAGVRQVLSEEMEQVVHLNPDGAYDVAMDPIDGSGSIGIGAPLGMLFSILPAAPEGFMRTGRAIVAAGYASFGHSLDFGYSLGDGVTIATYDAEAGDFRLIREDVTLQPTASVFAYNASNQRFWAQGLQDWLHDLLAGRDGPFQRDPNMRWLAAAVGDLHRILLQGGVFLYPADSRPGYENGRLRLLYECAPMAFLIEQAGGIATDGSTPVLDIAPGGLHQMSPLIFGARDEVENILRYLSADKGS; this is translated from the coding sequence ATGCTGAAGCTGCCCGCCGATGGTCCGGCCAAAGGCGCCCTGCTGCGTGATCTGCTGACCGGCGATGGCCCGGCATCCATTGTTCTGGCGATGGCCGGTGCGATGCCCGATCTGGCCCAACGGCTGGCAGCGGGGCGGTTGCACAGCGACCCCGATGCCATCGTCGGCGTCAATGACAGCGGCGATAAGCAAAAGGCGCTGGATGTCGCCGCCCATCACCACGTCGTCGCCGCCCTGCGCAAGGCCGGCGTGCGGCAGGTCCTGTCCGAAGAGATGGAGCAGGTCGTCCACCTGAACCCCGATGGCGCCTATGATGTGGCGATGGACCCGATCGACGGCTCTGGCAGCATCGGGATCGGCGCGCCCCTGGGCATGCTGTTCAGCATCCTGCCCGCCGCGCCCGAGGGCTTCATGCGCACGGGTCGGGCGATTGTCGCGGCGGGCTATGCCTCTTTCGGGCACTCGCTGGATTTCGGCTATTCGCTGGGTGATGGCGTGACGATTGCCACCTATGATGCCGAGGCCGGGGATTTTCGGCTGATCCGCGAGGATGTGACGCTGCAGCCGACGGCATCGGTCTTTGCCTATAACGCCTCGAACCAGCGGTTCTGGGCGCAGGGCCTGCAGGATTGGCTGCACGATCTTCTGGCGGGCAGGGATGGCCCGTTTCAGCGCGATCCGAACATGCGCTGGCTGGCCGCCGCCGTGGGCGATCTGCACCGGATCCTGCTGCAGGGGGGTGTTTTCCTGTATCCCGCCGACAGTCGGCCGGGATATGAGAATGGCCGCCTGCGCCTGCTGTATGAATGCGCGCCGATGGCTTTTCTGATCGAACAGGCGGGCGGCATCGCCACCGATGGCTCCACGCCTGTTCTGGATATCGCGCCGGGCGGCCTGCATCAGATGTCGCCCCTTATCTTTGGTGCGCGGGACGAGGTCGAAAACATCCTGCGCTATCTCTCTGCTGACAAAGGATCCTAA
- a CDS encoding SMP-30/gluconolactonase/LRE family protein, whose amino-acid sequence MSATVFDDRACELGEGALWHPERQQFFWFDILGRRLLSRDGMGALEWRFDRMVSAAGWVDRDRLMVATETGLALLDLTTGKLTDLIAVEADQHATRSNDGRADRQGGFWFGTMGKSAQDGAGAIYRYYRGQLRKLFDAVSIPNSICFSPDGRWAHFGDTARGLVWRQPLDAEGWPAGERQVFLDVSAWDSGADGAVMDAEGGFCCAFWGQGAVLRFDAAGQQTHRFEVGGRHCSCPAFGDRGQMLVTTALENIADPDAGQGLTYLVRHDLPGLPEPRVLL is encoded by the coding sequence ATGTCAGCCACAGTTTTCGACGACCGCGCATGTGAACTGGGCGAGGGCGCGCTGTGGCATCCTGAACGGCAGCAATTCTTCTGGTTCGACATTCTGGGCCGCCGCCTGTTGTCGCGCGACGGCATGGGGGCGCTGGAATGGCGCTTTGACAGGATGGTCTCGGCCGCGGGATGGGTGGATCGTGACCGGCTGATGGTCGCGACGGAAACCGGGCTGGCGCTGCTGGATCTGACAACGGGCAAGCTGACCGATCTGATCGCGGTCGAGGCGGATCAGCACGCGACCCGATCAAATGACGGCAGGGCGGATCGGCAGGGCGGCTTCTGGTTCGGCACGATGGGCAAATCCGCGCAGGACGGGGCGGGGGCGATCTATCGCTATTACAGGGGGCAATTGCGCAAGCTGTTTGACGCGGTCTCGATCCCGAACTCGATCTGCTTTTCGCCCGACGGAAGATGGGCGCATTTCGGCGACACGGCGCGGGGCCTTGTCTGGCGTCAACCCTTGGACGCCGAGGGCTGGCCGGCCGGCGAACGACAGGTTTTTCTGGATGTCAGCGCGTGGGATTCCGGCGCCGATGGCGCGGTGATGGATGCCGAGGGCGGCTTTTGCTGTGCCTTCTGGGGGCAGGGCGCGGTTCTGCGCTTTGACGCGGCTGGGCAGCAGACGCATCGGTTCGAGGTCGGCGGCAGGCATTGTTCTTGCCCGGCCTTCGGGGATCGCGGGCAGATGCTGGTCACCACCGCGCTGGAAAATATCGCCGATCCGGATGCGGGGCAGGGGCTGACCTATCTGGTGCGCCATGACCTGCCAGGCCTGCCAGAGCCGAGGGTTCTTCTGTGA
- a CDS encoding 2-dehydro-3-deoxygalactonokinase codes for MTATLIGLDWGTTSFRAWLMGADGMVLDEVAEGPGILAAASLPGGFPEALQNAVGPWLAQRVPIIASGMITSRNGWVETPYQRLPLGVDALAGSLLSHGFGDRHIWFVSGAISDPDGPAPDVMRGEETEIIGHIAASGAAEGQFILPGTHNKWAQVQDGRLTGFRTVMTGEVFQMLCAHSILGRLIQPGPASPEAFRRGVLAGAEPGPLLGRIFSARSLALLDRLAGNEVADYLSGLLIGDEVAQSRQGGRAGPVTIIGRGDLAERYRIAFDLLEQKARIAAPGMARQGLWTIAQHAGII; via the coding sequence ATGACTGCCACTCTGATCGGCCTCGACTGGGGCACAACGTCTTTCCGCGCCTGGCTGATGGGCGCCGACGGCATGGTTCTGGACGAGGTCGCAGAGGGTCCCGGCATCCTGGCCGCCGCAAGCCTGCCGGGCGGCTTTCCCGAGGCACTGCAGAATGCGGTCGGGCCCTGGCTGGCGCAGCGCGTGCCGATCATCGCGTCGGGCATGATCACCAGCCGCAATGGCTGGGTCGAGACGCCCTATCAGCGCCTGCCGCTGGGCGTGGATGCGCTGGCCGGTTCGCTGCTGTCCCACGGCTTCGGCGACCGCCACATCTGGTTCGTCAGCGGCGCGATCAGCGATCCCGACGGCCCGGCGCCCGATGTGATGCGCGGCGAAGAGACAGAGATCATCGGCCATATCGCCGCCAGCGGCGCGGCCGAGGGGCAGTTCATCCTGCCCGGCACCCATAACAAATGGGCGCAGGTGCAGGACGGCAGGTTGACGGGTTTTCGCACCGTGATGACGGGTGAGGTGTTTCAGATGCTTTGCGCCCATTCGATCCTGGGGCGGCTGATCCAGCCCGGCCCCGCCAGCCCCGAGGCTTTCCGGCGCGGCGTGCTGGCAGGTGCGGAACCGGGGCCATTGCTGGGGCGGATCTTCTCGGCCCGCAGTCTGGCCTTGCTGGACAGGCTGGCGGGGAATGAGGTGGCCGATTACCTGTCAGGCCTGCTGATCGGGGATGAGGTCGCGCAATCGCGGCAGGGCGGCCGGGCCGGTCCGGTCACGATCATCGGGCGGGGCGATCTGGCGGAACGCTATCGCATCGCCTTTGACTTGCTGGAACAGAAGGCCCGGATCGCTGCGCCCGGAATGGCGCGGCAGGGGCTTTGGACAATTGCACAACATGCGGGGATTATCTGA
- a CDS encoding triose-phosphate isomerase: MPDIWIGTSWKMNKTLAEAQEFATALAAADAARDPRIQRFVIPPFTAVRQVKQILAETSVKVGAQNMHWDDAGAWTGEISPAMLTDCHLDIVELGHSERREYFGETDETVGLKTEAAVRHGLIPLICIGETLAERESGRAQEVLAAQVRGALGKLREDQKSAPILLAYEPVWAIGVNGIPATSDYADDRQREIIQVAQEVLGRKIPCLYGGSVNPGNCEELIQCPHIDGLFIGRSAWQVEGYLNILAKCAAKI; this comes from the coding sequence ATGCCCGATATCTGGATCGGAACCAGTTGGAAGATGAACAAGACGCTGGCCGAAGCGCAGGAATTTGCGACCGCGCTGGCCGCTGCAGATGCGGCACGCGATCCGCGTATCCAGCGTTTCGTGATCCCGCCCTTTACCGCTGTCCGGCAGGTGAAACAGATATTGGCCGAAACCTCGGTCAAGGTCGGGGCGCAGAACATGCATTGGGACGATGCCGGTGCCTGGACCGGCGAAATCAGCCCGGCCATGCTGACGGATTGCCACTTGGATATCGTCGAACTGGGCCATTCGGAACGGCGCGAATATTTCGGTGAAACCGATGAGACGGTCGGCCTCAAGACCGAAGCCGCCGTGCGCCACGGGCTGATCCCGCTGATCTGCATCGGCGAAACCCTGGCCGAGCGCGAATCCGGTCGCGCGCAAGAGGTGCTGGCAGCGCAGGTGCGCGGCGCGCTTGGCAAGCTGCGCGAGGATCAGAAATCCGCGCCCATCCTGCTGGCCTATGAGCCGGTCTGGGCGATTGGCGTGAACGGGATTCCCGCCACCTCGGATTACGCCGATGATCGCCAGCGCGAGATCATCCAGGTCGCGCAAGAGGTTCTGGGCCGCAAGATCCCCTGCCTCTATGGCGGCTCGGTCAATCCCGGGAATTGCGAAGAGCTGATCCAATGCCCGCATATCGACGGGTTGTTCATCGGCCGCTCGGCCTGGCAGGTGGAGGGGTATCTTAACATTCTGGCGAAATGCGCCGCGAAGATCTGA
- a CDS encoding DeoR/GlpR family DNA-binding transcription regulator produces MKREERRQAIMDALVEARAVDLDDLAERFAVSKMTIHRDLDDLEQTGLLRKVRGGATIEAGTQFESDFRIRELQDGDAKARMARAALALVEPGMTVMVNDGSMAALLGTRLAEKPPLTVITNNLAVVDRLKDAPRITLIALGGSYSPKFNGFFGVVTEQALSRLRADLAFISTPAVSGMQAFHMDDAVVRAKQAMMAAANRSVLLVNHQRFGRSALNLLADLSQFETVITDAEPGPDVSAAMRRAGRRLTIAKD; encoded by the coding sequence GTGAAACGCGAAGAGCGCAGGCAGGCCATCATGGACGCGCTGGTCGAGGCGCGGGCGGTCGATCTGGACGATCTGGCCGAGCGTTTTGCGGTTTCCAAGATGACCATCCATCGCGATCTGGACGATCTGGAACAGACCGGCCTGCTGCGGAAGGTGCGGGGCGGCGCCACCATCGAGGCCGGGACGCAGTTCGAAAGCGATTTCCGCATCCGCGAGTTGCAGGATGGCGATGCCAAGGCCCGCATGGCCCGCGCCGCGCTGGCCCTGGTCGAGCCGGGGATGACGGTGATGGTCAATGACGGGTCCATGGCGGCGCTTCTGGGTACGCGGCTGGCGGAGAAGCCGCCCTTGACGGTGATTACCAACAATCTTGCGGTGGTCGACCGGCTGAAAGACGCGCCCCGGATCACGCTGATCGCGCTTGGCGGCAGCTATAGTCCGAAATTCAACGGCTTTTTCGGTGTCGTCACCGAACAGGCCCTGTCACGGCTGCGCGCCGATCTGGCCTTCATCTCGACCCCCGCCGTGTCGGGCATGCAGGCCTTTCACATGGATGATGCGGTGGTGCGGGCCAAGCAGGCGATGATGGCGGCGGCAAACCGCTCGGTTCTGCTGGTCAACCATCAGCGTTTCGGCCGCTCTGCCCTGAACCTGCTGGCCGATCTGAGCCAGTTCGAAACCGTGATCACCGATGCCGAACCCGGCCCCGATGTCAGTGCCGCGATGCGGCGGGCAGGGCGGCGGCTGACCATTGCCAAGGATTAA
- a CDS encoding Hsp70 family protein, protein MSPTLAIDFGTSNSAAAMIDNGELRRIPISAHGDTLPTAVFFPEDRGPMMIGEEAVAALIARDEGRFMRALKSILGTTLFHESRLIAGKRRTMAQIVTQFLISVKTNAEQTTGYRFSAVLSGRPVHFHSADPTRDQKAQEDLRHCYHQAGFDRVDFLYEPEAAALASHAPGQGGQLGLIVDIGGGTSDFTLFRSRGDRVDILSSHGIRLGGTDFDHAISLSHVMPLLGQGGELRRSMGQGLLPVPNALYSELANWAKIPFLYTRDTLRRIEDMQRHAVEPEKIGRLHHVIEEELGHQLAFAVEKGKIAANGPAQEAAIRLDFIQRDLDAPITARSMDAALADFRARLGQAIEETLTAADIRPDQIDAAVLVGGSSLMNMVAAEVQDRCPAAQLRYSDAFTAVVDGLALATQGRS, encoded by the coding sequence ATGTCACCGACGCTTGCCATTGATTTCGGAACATCGAATTCCGCCGCCGCGATGATCGACAATGGCGAATTGCGGCGGATCCCGATTTCGGCGCATGGCGATACGCTGCCAACGGCGGTGTTCTTTCCCGAGGATCGCGGCCCGATGATGATCGGCGAAGAGGCCGTGGCCGCCCTGATCGCACGGGATGAGGGACGCTTCATGCGGGCGTTGAAAAGCATCCTCGGCACCACGCTGTTTCACGAAAGCCGCTTGATCGCGGGCAAGCGGCGCACGATGGCCCAGATCGTGACCCAGTTTCTGATCTCCGTCAAAACCAATGCTGAACAGACCACCGGATATCGCTTCTCTGCGGTGCTGTCGGGGCGGCCCGTGCATTTCCATTCCGCCGATCCAACCCGCGATCAGAAGGCGCAAGAGGATCTGCGCCACTGCTATCATCAGGCGGGCTTCGACCGGGTCGATTTCCTTTATGAGCCAGAGGCCGCCGCCCTTGCCAGCCATGCGCCGGGCCAGGGTGGCCAGTTGGGGCTGATCGTCGATATCGGCGGCGGCACATCAGATTTCACGCTGTTTCGCAGCCGGGGCGACAGGGTCGATATCCTGTCCAGCCACGGCATCCGGCTGGGTGGGACGGATTTCGATCATGCCATCTCGCTTAGCCATGTCATGCCGCTGCTGGGTCAGGGCGGAGAATTGCGCCGCAGCATGGGTCAGGGCCTGCTGCCGGTGCCGAATGCGCTGTATTCGGAACTGGCGAACTGGGCCAAGATCCCGTTTCTCTATACCCGCGACACCTTGCGCAGGATCGAGGATATGCAGCGCCACGCGGTTGAGCCCGAAAAGATCGGCAGGCTGCATCACGTGATCGAGGAAGAGCTGGGCCATCAGCTGGCCTTCGCCGTCGAAAAGGGCAAGATCGCCGCCAACGGTCCGGCACAAGAGGCCGCGATCCGGCTTGACTTCATCCAGCGCGATCTTGACGCGCCCATCACCGCGCGATCCATGGACGCGGCGCTGGCCGATTTCCGCGCCCGGCTGGGTCAGGCGATCGAGGAGACGCTGACGGCTGCCGACATCCGCCCGGATCAGATCGACGCCGCCGTGCTGGTCGGGGGCTCCAGCCTGATGAACATGGTCGCAGCCGAGGTGCAGGACCGATGCCCCGCCGCGCAGTTGCGATATTCCGACGCCTTTACCGCCGTCGTGGACGGGCTGGCGCTGGCCACGCAAGGGCGGAGCTGA